From Gossypium raimondii isolate GPD5lz chromosome 11, ASM2569854v1, whole genome shotgun sequence:
CTTATTATGCTCATGGAGTCTCCTCAGCCCTAAGCTTCCATGATCCATTGGTTGACAATATTTCTTTCAAGTTTCAATTCACAAGTGCTAGCTTCCTAACACCATTCCAAGAtctccatacaaagcttcaaacaagcttattaatttctttacaaaCTCCATTTCCAATAGAATTGACTTTGCCATGTTTGATATGTTTCGTTCTTCTTTAATAGAATGAGAAATCGGTCCCGAATAGTGATGGAATGTAACGCCCAATAATCCACACAAAACCTCCAAGCactgtctttctttttcactaataaCATTAGTGAAGAACACGGACTAGTGCTAGGATGTACGATTCCGTCATTAAGCATTGTTGCAACTTGTTCAATTTCTTGCTTTTGATAATGCAAGTATCGATAAGGACGGACATTGATTGGTGTGGCGTCAAAAGGCAAATGAATGACATGATCTGTTGATCTAGGTGATGGTAAACTCGTAACCTTTGTAAACACACCACAGAATTCATGGAGTAATGGCGAAAACAAAGCAGCATTTTGGCATTGTTTGTGGATGATTCAAAATGCacggccaaattaaaaaattcagcCATTGTCTTAATTGCACAACATCACCTAAGagaattgagttgaatttgtTGGGGACTGTCAGCACTAAGTCTTGCCCAACAAATTGTAGCGGGTCCCTGAACAAATTGGAAAGTCGAAGCTGCATAATTTGTTATTACTAGCCCCAACTTAGCTAGCCAAGCAACTCCCAAAACCATTTCAGGCCCATATAGAGGAAGAACATAAAAATCAGTGGCAAATGTAGCGCCTTGGATTATTAAAGACACATTGTGCACCATACCTTCACTTTGAATATGGTCGCCACTTCCCACCAAAACCGGAAAACTAGTGGATTGATCAATTGTCAAACCCAAGTGATGAGCAACCCGactttgaataaaattatgagTACTTTCGCCATCAAGCAATACTTGAACTGAAGGACCCGTAATTGTCCCCGTGAAAACGCAATGTTGTCGACGAAGGGTATCTCGATGGTGCATCATAGGAGATGATTGTTTGGTCGGTTGGCAAACCCAGAGTATAAACTTTATCTATTGTAGCTCCAGTAGTCAAATGTTCCCCCGAATCAACCATTTTTGCTAGAATCTGATCGGAAATCGGTGATGACGTAGTAGACGGTGGTGGTTCTTCCGCACTGTTTGGGCAATCATCGTCAAGAAGAAACATTTGAGGACGAGTACACTTATGCCCTTTTCAAAGCATAAAACTTGCTCACGTCTATGTTGGGCTTCACCCTGGGTCAAATAACGACCCGGTCGTTTCGATGGATCTGATATGGTATGAGACTTGGAAAGACCTATCGATGGCTTTGGAAGTAGTCCTGTACCCATTGGTTTATGATCCTTGTGGTAGATACTTTTAAGCAGAAGACACTTAGTTTCAACCAATTTAACCAATTGTAAATGAGCTATACGAGTTGCATGGTTCAAGGAAGTGAGTTGAAAATAAAGTACCTCGAAAGTAATCTAATCATAgtaatttttgtcaaattttatactatttattgtatattttacCGAGTTGGTATCACACTCAATTAGAGAAATTATAGaaataacttttcataattaaaataagttaaaccatttaagggtattttaatcttttattttaacaaaatcaataaaaatatgcatatggtgAGATTTGAATCTACGCTAAttagattaataaaattttaaatttattactcaaccaaagctttattttaatgtattttatacatttctattttaatatgcaTAGTTTATTATCCCCATtagttgtatatatttatactatttattatttgttcaaaaaatctatactatttattaagCCTTTGACTGAGTTGGTGTTATTATTCAAGGgtatttagtctttttattttaacaaaaattaattaaattatcatattgTAGGATTTGAACCCACACCaattagattttcaaaattttaaatttatcactcaactaaagtttcattttaatatattttatatatttttattttaatatacacaatttattatctccatcaagtgtatatatatattaataatggtTTTCATTGAGTTGGTGTTACAAGTTAACTTTATACTAACTCATAATTGAAGATAAAACCATAATAAATAACTATATAGTGTATTTAATATTGTTGatatgatgtatttatatatttaaatttcgcTTTTACtcctaatttattttaattattttattttaatatcatacatatttcatatattgttataattaattaatttttaatcttagatttaattacatatttcatatattgttataattaattaatttttaatcatagatttaattatttattatatattatttttaaacatacatttatattttgaatatatgcTTCCCACGCATATGCAAGTTTGATAGGATTTGCAAATCGACGCTAGAAATAGGCCTAAACCAGATTCTACTCAACGACGACGTTTTAGTCTTATAACTTCGTACTTTTCATTGGAGCCCTAAGATTCAATTTTGGCGCGTTGATTTTGTTGATTTTCTTTATAGAATTTAGAAGTATATATCTTTGCGggcaaataaaaatttcaattcagccattcaattgaaaaaaaaaaaaggaaaagaacgTCTCTTTTTGAAACCCAAAATTTATCGGATCTTAAGCGCCGCTGAGTTAGGTCAGAATTCTGCACTTTTCTGcctatgattttaaatttttcattgaaTTCCGTTTTCTTTAACTTTTGAATCCCAAAGCTTTCATGTTTGATTTTGTGTACTGAGATGAAGCTCGCGTAATCATATCGGATGCATTCTCATTTGTTTCCTTTTCAAAAAGTTATAGTGTTTGTCTCTTTGAATCACTTCTGCCTGCTCAGGGGAAAGGCATGGGTTTCTAGTGACATTTCATTTTTGAATGGATTACAGATAATATTAAGTTTATTAGAAACTTTAcaaaaggaaagagaaaggaTGCAAACTCAGCTGAGTCAACTAGCTTTTGCTTTATATGTAtttgtttgaaatatgtttGACCGAAGGATGACTTGTGTTTAATCCTTGGTTGACAGTTCTTATGAAATGGGAGGAAACGACGTGTCGTCTGATCAAGTTATTAAAAAACTTATTGAAATGGGATTTGAGCATTCTAATGCCATAGAAGCTGTAAAAGCTGTAGGACCGTCAGTTGATGATGCGGTTGAGTATGTTTTGAATGGTTGTGGTAGGAATCCTCTCAGTGGAACAACTAGTTTTCAATGTTCTTCAAGGGATGTAAAGAATCTTGGTAAGAGGGTTATGACATCTTCGCAATCTAACGGTGAAATCCGGCAGTCTAGGATATGGGAACATTTTCAACCCACAAGTAAACCTAAGCGAAGCAGAGGTAATGATGTATCTGATGGGGTCATGTCTGGATCCAAGGTGTTGCCTAGTCCTGTGGAAGAACACAAGGAACCAAATCTGCTTATAGATAATCAGTTTGAAAACGTGGCAGAACCTTCCCAAGTTTGCTGTTCTGAGGAGCTGAATATTGGAACAAATTGGGAGTTGAAGGTTAATGGTTTATTAAGAAAGCATTTTGGTTATTCATCCTTGAAGAGTTTCCAGAAGGAAGCCTTGGCTGCTTTGCTTGCTCATGAAGACTGTCTTGTTCTTGCTGCAACAGGATCTGGTTAATCTTATAATCTTTTGCTTGTCTTGTTTTTACGCTGTTCATTTTGCTATCTCATAACTTGGAGTACTAATTGTTTACCTTCTGCAGGAAAGTCTCTCTGTTTCCAGATTCCGGCATTATTAACAGGAAAGGTTGTAGTTGTGGTTTCTCCTTTGATAAGCTTGATGCACGATCAATGCTTAAAATTATCAGAACATGGGGTCTCTGCTTGTTTTCTTGGATCTGGACAACCAGACAGCAGTGTGGAGCAGAAAGCAATGAGAGGAATGTATagtattatatatgtttgtcCAGAAACAATTCTGAGGTAGGAGCATATAGTGCCTCTTGTTTTTTTCTCAAAGAACATGtttattctctcttttctttttcttgttattgAGAAAGTACAAGTACTTCCGCGCAGACTGATAAAACCTCTTCAGAGGCTAGCAGAAAGTCGTGGAATCACATTGTTTGCAATTGATGAAGCCCATTGTATATCTAAGTGGGGCCATGATTTTCGGCCTGACTATCGGTATGTGTTCCTTATGTATTGGATGCCTGTTTTGGTTTCTTCTTGACTCAATCAGTAATTTATTTGGAGATTATGTGACTTAGGGTAAAACATAGGTTTTACTAAGCCATATCTTAAACGCATTTAAAGGACAGCCAAATGACTAATCATGGCTAAAGTAGCTGTGTTTTACACAGAGAGAgatgttttaagtttttgtaACATGTTGATGTTTGATTTTACTTTTCTTCATTACCTTTGTATTTATTTGGCAATATCTCATTTTTAATGCCGCAcatctttttataatttgtaatttcattttattatgtCTTTGTAAGTTGTATGTATATTTTCCACTGTCAGGCGGTTGTCTGTTTTGCGAGAGAATTTCAGTGccagaaatttaaaattcttgaagtaTGACATTCCAATTATGGCATTGACTGCTACTGCAACAGTTCAGGTTCGGCAAGACATTCTTGATTCTTTGTGCATGTCAAAGGAGACAAAGACTGTGGTCACTTCATTCTTCCGTCCAAATTTGCGATTCTCAGtgagtttttacttgttttgGCTGGTTTCAATCATATTTGGTATTTCTTCTTTGGCTTCCTTCTTTCAATTTACACTTCACTTGgagtgttttctttttcatgtatCAActatcaagaaaattaaatggtcTTGagttgttcttattttgttttatttttctttttaatctacATATTGAACTTCTCTTATGTATCCCTTATAATGAAATCCTGTGTTTTAGTGGAACCTCAGAATTTGGTTTCTGCTCTCTACAGGTGAAACACAGTAGAAAATCAGTGTCTTCATATGGCACAGATTTCTGTCAACTTATAGATGTTTATGCcagaaagaaaaaggatgatGGAATGAAACAACCTCTAGTTTCTCATGAATCTCATTGTCCATCTGATTCAGATAAATTTTCTGGAAGTGGGTTTAATGACATTCAAAACAGTGACATCGAAGAAAGTGATGATGAGAGTTCAGAAAAGGAAAATGGTTCAATTCCTTCAAGGGGAAGGCAAATGTCAGTTGAgtatttagaaaatgaggttGATGTCTTTCAGAGTGCGGAAGATTGGGATGGTATCATCTACTGATACTTTAATTTGAGCTTCTATGCATGCTATTATTTGCCTTATGCTATAGACATGAAAAGATTCCAGCATCACTGTATTTCTACTATATTTtgattgcttttatttttcagttGCCTATGGTGAATTTTCTGGACAAGTTCATTGCGAAGAATGGAATTCACATGGGTCAATAGAGAAAATAGATCCACCAAATAAACCAGAAGAAAGACTGAGGCTTCTGCAAGAGCCATTGGAACAAGGACCGACCATCATATATGTTCCCACAAGAAAGGAAACACTGAGCATTGCGAAGTATCTCTGCAAATTTGGAGTAAAGGCTGCCGCTTATAATGCAGCGGTAACTATTTAAGGAAAATTTACTCTGGCTCTACATTGATGCATATCATCTCCTTTTAATTATTAAGCACCTATTCTTTGATCTTTTGAGCTGTGGTTTGATGATGTCTTTTGTTCGTCTGCATTCTTAGCAAATCACACATTGTTTTCTTGCAATCGTTAAGCTCTAATTGTTTATGCACTTTTGAACAGTGGTTGCCAGCTTGGTACTTGTTAGTCTGTCAATGCTTCTCTATTATAAAtactgttttttctttctttttattctcaCTGTTCTTGCCAAGGAACCGTCCTGATGTTCTTTCCATTAGACCTCCATCCTGGCATATTGTTCTGGTTATTTGTCTAGTGTTCTCAATGGTAAAAGCTTGCATGCTAGGTTCTACATGctgatgataaagagtttttATGTGCCTGATAAGCAGCTATTTATGAATTCCCCCCTTTTCTTCTCAGTTGCCAAAATCACATTTAAGGCAGGTTCACAAGGAATTTCATGAAGACTCCCTGCAGGTATGATTTGTCATGATTCACCTAGTTGATGAATTGGTTCTGTAAAAGTCTGTATTTTTATAGTATTCTGTATGTAAGGTCTTTCAGAAATTACTTTGTTTTTTCCCCCAAGATtagatttctttaaaaaattcagTCGGTTACTTTTCTGGTTCTGAAAAGCCAGAACCATTTATTGCCTTTAGATCATAGCCTAGATATAATTGATTATCCAATGATTAGCTTCCTTCTCTCCATATAGACTCCTACTTACATGGCTAATGCTGAATCTGCTTTTGTTTGCTCTGCAATCTTCTTCTCTGTTTAGACCCTAAgtatcctttttcatttttttttgtttatgggATAAAATGATATTGTATAGATGAACTACTGTTTATGATCTAATCCTGCCATCTAACAGGAGAGTTATTTATGCAGGTTGTTGTTGCCACAATGGCTTTTGGAATGGGGATTGACAAATTAAATGTCCGAAGAATCATACATTATGGTTGGCCACAGGTCTGGCTTATGTGTATTTGTGCAGTTTTTGACTTGCATCATTAGATGATAGATCTTGCTGTGTGGGCACATTACCggttctgtttttttttccccttgCAACTTGTATGCCTATTAATTTTTCAGGTTTAAGTCTCATAATTGGCGGGATATAGTTATCTGTTTCTTGGTCACTTGAGCTTCTTAAAGCTTGATCCGTATTGCAGAGTTTGGAAGCATATTATCAAGAAGCTGGTCGAGCCGGAAGGGATGGAAAATTAGCAGATTGCAGTAAGCCTATTTGCTATTTTAGAATATAAGTCATGGTCATTGTTAAAGCTAAAACAGGCCTACTGTATTTTCTAATTGAGAAGTAATACATTTACCTGAAGTTTGCATTTGATCAGCTGTTTTACACTTTATTTTGGATGCATTTATAATGTGAACTTGACCTATCCTCTTTCTGCTAGCAGTTTTATATGTGAACTTATCAAGAATGCCAACACTTCTGCCTAGTAAAAGAAGCGAAGATCAGGCAAAACGAGCTTATAAAATGTTATCAGATTTCTTCAGGTTTACGTGGAAAAAATGTTATTGTTTTGCTCCCTCTCTTCCTCGATGTTCTATCACAACTTCTTATTCACTTGCAGATATGGAATGAATACTTCTTGCTGTCGAGCCAAAATCCTTGTTGAGTACTTTGGGGAGGATTTCGGTGATAAGAAGTGCCTCTTGTATGTAGCTTACTTTAAGGTTTTGTATGGTAGTATATGTAATGTTTTTTTGGGAATTTTGTATTATAATTCTTGTAGTATGAATACTTACTATATGTTTGAAAGGAAAATCAATCAATCTAGGCAGACCTATAAAACATAAGCTTATAAATATGTGTGTAATCCTTTAAGTTT
This genomic window contains:
- the LOC105761041 gene encoding ATP-dependent DNA helicase Q-like SIM, which translates into the protein MGGNDVSSDQVIKKLIEMGFEHSNAIEAVKAVGPSVDDAVEYVLNGCGRNPLSGTTSFQCSSRDVKNLGKRVMTSSQSNGEIRQSRIWEHFQPTSKPKRSRGNDVSDGVMSGSKVLPSPVEEHKEPNLLIDNQFENVAEPSQVCCSEELNIGTNWELKVNGLLRKHFGYSSLKSFQKEALAALLAHEDCLVLAATGSGKSLCFQIPALLTGKVVVVVSPLISLMHDQCLKLSEHGVSACFLGSGQPDSSVEQKAMRGMYSIIYVCPETILRLIKPLQRLAESRGITLFAIDEAHCISKWGHDFRPDYRRLSVLRENFSARNLKFLKYDIPIMALTATATVQVRQDILDSLCMSKETKTVVTSFFRPNLRFSVKHSRKSVSSYGTDFCQLIDVYARKKKDDGMKQPLVSHESHCPSDSDKFSGSGFNDIQNSDIEESDDESSEKENGSIPSRGRQMSVEYLENEVDVFQSAEDWDVAYGEFSGQVHCEEWNSHGSIEKIDPPNKPEERLRLLQEPLEQGPTIIYVPTRKETLSIAKYLCKFGVKAAAYNAALPKSHLRQVHKEFHEDSLQVVVATMAFGMGIDKLNVRRIIHYGWPQSLEAYYQEAGRAGRDGKLADCTVLYVNLSRMPTLLPSKRSEDQAKRAYKMLSDFFRYGMNTSCCRAKILVEYFGEDFGDKKCLLCDICVDGPPKMLDLKEEANILMQMIAARYAESGFMDYSYDDSLCSDTERQKFLVKPNLRAFVNKIREQSQKFITTDLLWWKGLARIMEAKGYIREGDDKIHVQIKFPEPTKRGLEFLQSESDEGFHVYPEADMLYSLRKPRAYSSFSDWGKGWANPEIRRQRLDKIRSSNRKPRKPRIRKSRKHFSDTSTSRGRISAKISQKK